The Deinococcus yavapaiensis KR-236 DNA window TGCGGGCGCGCGAGAGCGTCATGTCGAACGAAGGCTCCGTGGGTGCTCTAGACTCGCCGTATGACGCTTGGCACGCCTCTTCGACGCGACGAGATCGAGCGATACTCTCGACAGTTGCTGCTGCCCGACTTCGCCGACCGCTTCGACCGCGTTCGGTCGGCGCGAGTGCTCGTGGTGGGCGTGGGCGGACTCGGGACGCCGCTGGTGTCGTACCTCGCGGGCGCGGGTGTGGGCGCGTTGACGTTGTGCGACGCGGACGAGGTGAGCTTGTCGAACTTGCAGCGGCAACTCTTGTTCGTGACGTCGGACGTGGGCCGCTCGAAGGTGGACGTGGCGGCGGCGCGCTTGCAAGCCCTCAATCCCGGCGTCCGAATCGAGACGGCGGGCGCTCTGACTGCACAGAACGTCGCGGAGCGGGTGTCCGGGCACGATCTCGTCGTGGACGCGTCGGACAACTTCGAGACGCGCTATCTCGTGTCGGACGCGTGCGCGGCGGCGAACCGGACGTGGGTGTGGGGAGCGGCGGGCGCGTTCGAAGGCATGGCGTGCGTGTTCGACGCGTCGTGTACCTTGCGTGACGTCTTTCCGCAGCCGAGCGGCGACGACTGCGACACGATCGGGGTGCTGGGCCCATTGTTGGGCGTGGTGGCTTCGACGATGGCCGTGGAGGTGTTGAAGGTGCTGACCGGTATGGGTGAGCCGCTATTGGGCCGCTTGTGGACGTACGACGCGCTGAGCGGACGGTCGCGCCTGGTCAAGCTGCGCTGATTCGCACGAATCGATGTGTGGGCGGTGAGAGGGCGCCAGGAGGAGGAATTCCGGCGCCCTCGAGTTTTTTGCCGTGTTTGTCGCAGGTTTTGCATGGTCTCCTTGTCGATTATGCGCTCATCCGAAGCTCAGTCTGCTCATAAGAGTGCGGCCGGAACTGGGAAAACGCCGTCCTACACGCGAAGTTATGTTATAGTCCGAGATGAGCGGCTTCACAGCTCAAAATTCAAGACCTTCAGGAGTACACATGGCAGAGAAGCGTGGTGCGAAGGCCGGGTCCAAGACCAGCAAGGCGAGCGCGAAGGCGGCCCCTGCGGCCCCGGAAGTCAAGGAAGCCAAGGCGGGCGGCGAAAAGAGCGAGAAGATCGCCA harbors:
- a CDS encoding HesA/MoeB/ThiF family protein, with the translated sequence MTLGTPLRRDEIERYSRQLLLPDFADRFDRVRSARVLVVGVGGLGTPLVSYLAGAGVGALTLCDADEVSLSNLQRQLLFVTSDVGRSKVDVAAARLQALNPGVRIETAGALTAQNVAERVSGHDLVVDASDNFETRYLVSDACAAANRTWVWGAAGAFEGMACVFDASCTLRDVFPQPSGDDCDTIGVLGPLLGVVASTMAVEVLKVLTGMGEPLLGRLWTYDALSGRSRLVKLR